From one Triticum urartu cultivar G1812 chromosome 3, Tu2.1, whole genome shotgun sequence genomic stretch:
- the LOC125543040 gene encoding aromatic aminotransferase ISS1 codes for MGSFAKLAKRCVETEAPVMVKIQELLRGVTGVMSLAQGIVYWQPPETALNKVKEIVWEPATSKYGADDGLPELREALLEKLRRENKLTKSSVMVTAGANQAFVNLVLTLCDAGDSVVMFAPYYFNSFMSFQMTGVTDILVGASNPKTLHPDIDWLEKVLKENNPIPKLVTVVNPGNPSGAFIPKPMLQRISDLCKNAGAWLVVDNTYEYFMYDKMEHYCLEDDHIVNLFSFSKAYGMMGWRVGYIAYPSEADGFHAQLLKVQDNIPICASIIGQRLALYSLEAGPEWIRERVNDLVKNRELLVEAMSPLGEGAVKGGEGAIYLWAKLPDNCSDDFEVVRWLATKHGVAVIPGSASGGPGYIRVSFGGLKEEDTRLAGERLRRGLQELVTDGMVQ; via the exons ATGGGCAGCTTCGCCAAGCTGGCCAAGAGGTGCGTGGAGACGGAGGCGCCGGTCATGGTGAAG ATACAAGAGCTGCTTCGAGGGGTCACTGGTGTGATGTCGCTTGCGCAG GGAATTGTTTATTGGCAACCTCCTGAGACAGCCCTGAACAAGGTCAAGGAAATTGTATGGGAACCAGCAACCAGTAAATATGGTGCTGATGATGGCCTTCCCGAGCTTCGAGAAGCACTTCTCGAGAAG CTTCGCAGGGAGAATAAGCTAACCAAGTCATCGGTTATGGTGACTGCCGGTGCAAATCAG GCTTTTGTAAACCTTGTTCTGACCCTTTGCGATGCTGGTGATTCAGTTGTCATGTTTGCACCATATTATTTCaattccttcatgtcattccagatGACTGGCGTCACTGATATATTAGTTGGTGCTAGCAATCCCAAGACACTTCATCCTGATATTG ATTGGTTAGAGAAGGTGCTGAAAGAAAATAACCCTATCCCTAAACTTGTTACTGTTGTCAATCCGGGAAACCCTTCTGGAGCTTTTATTCCCAAGCCTATGCTACAG AGAATTTCAGACCTGTGCAAGAATGCTGGTGCATGGCTGGTGGTTGACAATACCTATGA GTACTTCATGTATGATAAAATGGAGCACTACTGCCTAGAGGATGATCATATTGTCAACCTTTTCTCGTTCTCAAAGGCTTATGGAATGATGGGGTGGCGTGTAGGATAC ATCGCATATCCAAGCGAAGCCGATGGTTTCCACGCGCAGCTCCTTAAGGTGCAGGATAACATACCTATCTGTGCTTCCATCATCGGGCAGCGCCTGGCTCTATACTCATTGGAGGCCGGCCCAGAGTGGATCAGGGAAAGGGTGAACGATCTCGTGAAAAACCGCGAGCTGCTTGTGGAGGCAATGTCTCCCCTTGGTGAGGGTGCTGTCAAGGGTGGGGAGGGTGCCATCTACCTCTGGGCTAAGCTGCCAGACAACTGTTCAGACGACTTTGAGGTTGTCAGGTGGCTCGCGACCAAGCACGGCGTCGCAGTGATCCCCGGGAGCGCCAGCGGAGGCCCCGGATACATCCGTGTTTCCTTCGGAGGGCTGAAGGAGGAAGACACGAGGCTCGCCGGCGAGAGGCTAAGGCGGGGTCTGCAAGAGCTGGTGACCGATGGGATGGTACAGTAA